A DNA window from Aspergillus nidulans FGSC A4 chromosome I contains the following coding sequences:
- a CDS encoding putative ATP dependent RNA helicase (transcript_id=CADANIAT00007203) → MPPNSKKKKKPAANPARGFATVSVPSKVKPTETSEPASTVDSKSVSESDRPTPSEPTHTAPSSDKTPSLQNYTPEELERHLEDAELQILVEKYAAKCKSDAVRQASKLETERRVLRQQAVSVNHVEWLPSDVVSSILALAEAEEQGLSPQPVRDKRVVTEDELCMKLWVLKDTLLRLGFPENRVEEALKHVLIYFAGNFTVTNRDVVCNLEEALEWLAMHCSLDELPSYTQTNGQRKDADKNVSWISDRETSGKSAPKFAAGSKMQKAKPVVRENITQPDPYDSDSSLDPDTLVPKYLDLQTRLYNLCPEIFDRPKKGKKGQPAGATDDPQALKLQRKISSIENDVLFDRKEAEYLWREKLDELRKEAAIFRRVDANAETEQVEKKESEPETPPALDDEADDILGGMFQDEEPTLELGVITEELNKASIATRDFGKWTGLSPRRVLEEACKARDSGCKVTYKDISTASHLNRMALEVRWSKPQEMPSPFSHEAVTQKSTSYATFVSMDKIATPTSQQAEAYASTFALFILFPQNSKEGKAYMRLPAAWRDLWEEFANAKKVQDDEADKQVVKSLRKLIQENHGTFEDDVVLSDNFRKRNGTPRNRSPVRAGAKEAPGINEQLSQIWMEKASTPAFQYMVQSRMQLPIWTFKNEILNTLNSHRALIICSETGSGKSTQIPSFILEHEMLSGRPCKIYVTEPRRISAISLARRVSEELGESKNDVGTSRSLIGFAVRLESKVSPATRLVFATTGVVVRMLERPDDFQDITHVVLDEVHERSIDSDFLLIVLRRLMQKRQDLKLILMSATVDANRFSTYLGGVPVLNIPGRTFPVETKFLEDAIELTQYRTTENESNVADDEYEDDAETSQGETTGVAATLENYSKQTRETIMNFDEYRLDYQLIKKLLMKLATAPEMEYYSKAILVFLPGMAEIRRLNDELLSEPTFQHGWIIHALHSSIASDEQEKAFVVPPDGMRKIVIATNIAETGITIPDITAVIDAGKEKTMRFDERRQLSRLVEAFISRANAKQRRGRAGRVQRGICFHMFTKHRHDNLLAEQQTPEMLRLSLQDLVLRVKICKLGEVEPTLLEALDPPSSKNIRRAIDALKEVKALTSTENLTPLGQQLAKLPLDVFLGKLIIHGAFFKCLDAAISIAAILSCKSPFVNTMGSNAQKEAVRLGFRRGDSDLLTVYNAYCAWKRTRSTPGANEYAFCRKNFLSPQTLLNIEDVKLQLMVSIADAGLVTLDTNQKASLNRARSTRQRHFFTTPPSHDTNNANDTLIQSVIAWSFYPKLLTREGKGWRNIANNQSVTLHPTSVNRVPSASSERSPGQSQYLSYYHIMQGRNRKYNAFETSAVEDWAVAVLCGEGDFKMYPGVLSIDTNRLRFSLRDWKSMLAMKVLATRIREILANVFRDPQQPLSYKQRQWMDIWQGIWQARM, encoded by the exons ATGCCGCCAAAcagcaagaaaaagaagaagcccgctgCGAACCCTGCTCGCGGCTTCGCAACGGTCTCCGTTCCTTCCAAAGTAAAGCCTACAGAGACGTCAGAGCCTGCCTCAACGGTCGATTCCAAGTCGGTATCTGAGAGTGATCGTCCAACGCCTTCTGAGCCGACTCATACTGCTCCGAGCTCGGACAAAACCCCGTCTCTACAGAATTACACCCCGGAGGAACTAGAGCGACACCTGGAAGATGCAGAATTACAGATCCTGGTTGAGAAATATGCGGCCAAATGCAAGAGTGATGCAGTTCGTCAAGCTAGCAAGCTAGAAACCGAACGAAGGGTTCTCAGGCAGCAGGCAGTCTCCGTGAACCATGTCGAATGGCTTCCCTCGGATGTTGTGAGTTCTATACTTGCTCTGGCCGAGGCGGAGGAACAGGGACTGAGCCCTCAACCGGTGCGAGATAAACGGGTCGTCACAGAGGACGAACTTTGTATGAAACTCTGGGTTTTGAAGGATACTCTTCTGAGGTTGGGTTTCCCCGAGAACAGGGTTGAAGAGGCGTTGAAGCATGTCTTGATATACTTTGCGGGCAATTTCACAGTCACTAACCGAGACGTTGTCTGCAACTTGGAGGAAGCTCTCGAATGGCTTGCGATGCACTGCAGTCTGGACGAACTACCTTCATACACTCAAACAAACGGCCAGCGCAAAGACGCGGATAAGAACGTTTCCTGGATCTCTG ATCGAGAGACCTCAGGAAAATCTGCGCCTAAATTTGCCGCAGGTAGCAAAATGCAGAAGGCGAAACCTGTCGTTAGAGAAAACATTACACAGCCAGATCCCTATGATTCAGACAGCTCTCTTGACCCAGACACACTGGTTCCTAAGTACTTGGATCTGCAAACCCGTTTGTACAATCTTTGTCCGGAAATCTTTGATAGGCCCAAAAAGGGCAAGAAAGGCCAGCCTGCCGGCGCAACTGATGACCCTCAGGCACTGAAACTCCAGCGCAAAATTTCGAGCATCGAAAACGATGTACTTTTCGATCGAAAGGAGGCGGAGTACCTTTGGAGGGAGAAACTCGATGAACTGAGGAAAGAGGCTGCCATCTTTCGACGTGTTGATGCCAATGCAGAGACGGAGCAGGTTGAGAAAAAAGAGTCGGAGCCAGAAACTCCGCCAGCTTTAGatgatgaggctgatgaTATCCTTGGAGGCATGTTCCAGGACGAAGAACCCACTCTAGAACTGGGCGTAATCACTGAAGAGTTGAACAAGGCTTCTATTGCGACCCGGGATTTTGGCAAGTGGACAGGTCTCAGCCCTCGCCGTGTCCTGGAAGAGGCGTGCAAGGCACG CGACTCTGGGTGTAAGGTCACCTATAAAGACATCTCGACGGCATCACATTTGAATCGCATGGCTCTTGAGGTGAGGTGGTCAAAGCCACAGGAAATGCCGTCTCCCTTTTCCCACGAGGCAGTCACTCAAAAGTCTACCTCGTATGCGACATTCGTCTCTATGGACAAAATAGCGACGCCGACCTCCCAGCAAGCCGAGGCCTACGCATCCACGTTTGCACTTTTTATCCTCTTCCCCCAGAACTCGAAAGAAGGCAAGGCGTACATGCGCCTTCCTGCCGCATGGCGAGATCTCTGGGAGGAGTTTGCAAACGCAAAGAAGGTGCAAGATGATGAGGCTGACAAGCAGGTTGTGAAAAGCTTAAGAAAGCTGATACAAGAAAATCATGGCACCTtcgaggatgatgtcgtgCTTTCAGATAACTTCCGAAAGAGAAACGGAACTCCAAGGAACCGTTCCCCAGTGCGAGCGGGTGCAAAGGAGGCTCCAGGGATCAATGAGCAGTTATCCCAGATTTGGATGGAAAAGGCTTCCACGCCCGCTTTTCAATATATGGTCCAAAGCCGCATGCAATTGCCAATTTGGACATTCAAAAACGAGATTTTGAACACGCTGAATAGCCACCGTGCACTCATTATCTGTAGTGAAACCGGAAGTGGTAAAAGCACACAGATACCATCGTTTATTCTCGAACATGAAATGTTGTCAGGACGTCCGTGCAAGATCTACGTAACCGAACCGCGGCGTATTTCGGCTATCTCACTCGCGCGCAGGGTGAGCGAAGAACTGGGGGAGAGCAAGAACGATGTTGGAACCTCGCGCTCGTTGATCGGTTTTGCCGTTAGATTAGAGAGCAAGGTCAgcccagcaacaaggctGGTTTTCGC GACTACCGGAGTTGTGGTGCGAATGCTGGAACGCCCCGATGACTTTCAAGATATCACTCATGTCGTCCTCGATGAAGTGCACGAGCGTTCAATTGACAGCGACTTCCTTCTCATCGTTCTCCGGCGGCTGATGCAGAAACGGCAGGACCTTAAGCTGATCCTCATGTCTGCAACGGTGGATGCCAACCGCTTCTCAACATACCTTGGTGGCGTTCCTGTTTTGAATATCCCTGGGCGGACATTCCCTGTGGAGACAAAGTTTTTGGAAGATGCAATTGAGCTGACCCAATATCGAACCACCGAAAACGAGTCTAATGTGGCCGACGACGAGTATGAAGACGACGCGGAGACTAGCCAAGGAGAAACTACTGGTGTGGCCGCGACTCTCGAGAACTATTCCAAGCAAACACGAGAAACGATTATGAACTTTGATGAATACCGACTTGACTACCAGCTCATTAAGAAACTCCTGATGAAGCTCGCAACGGCGCCGGAAATGGAATACTACAGCAAAGCCATTTTGGTTTTTCTTCCCGGTATGGCGGAAATTCGCCGGCTGAATGACGAGCTCCTCTCAGAGCCAACGTTTCAACACGGATGGATTATTCACGCTCTCCACTCGTCAATTGCCAgcgacgagcaggagaaggcgTTCGTTGTGCCTCCAGATGGCATGCGGAAGATAGTCATCGCCACCAATATCGCAGAGACAGGTATCACAATCCCTGATATCACAGCTGTTATTGAtgcaggcaaggagaagaccATGCG GTTTGACGAGCGGCGCCAGCTGTCCCGTTTAGTAGAGGCGTTCATCTCACGGGCAAATGCAAAGCAGCGACGCGGTCGAGCCGGTCGTGTCCAAAGGGGTATATGCTTCCACATGTTCACCAAGCATCGCCACGACAATCTC CTGGCCGAACAACAAACCCCAGAGATGCTCCGACTCTCGCTTCAAGACCTGGTCCTCCGCGTCAAGATTTGCAAACTCGGCGAAGTCGAGCCAACGCTTCTTGAAGCGCTGGATCCGCCGTCCTCGAAGAACATTCGGCGGGCGATCGACGCACTGAAGGAAGTCAAGGCTCTAACCAGCACGGAGAACCTTACCCCGCTAGGACAGCAGCTTGCTAAGCTTCCGCTGGACGTGTTCCTCGGCAAACTTATCATCCACGGGGCGTTCTTCAAGTGTCTTGACGCGGCGATTAGCATTGCTGCGATTCTGTCATGCAAGTCGCCGTTTGTGAATACGATGGGCTCGAACGCTCAGAAGGAGGCGGTCCGACTTGGGTTTCGACGGG GTGACTCGGACCTATTGACTGTGTATAACGCATATTGCGCGTGGAAACGCACACGGAGCACACCAGGCGCCAACGAGTACGCCTTCTGTCGGAAGAACTTCCTCAGCCCGCAGACGCTGCTAAACATTGAGGACGTCAAGCTCCAGCTTATGGTCTCAATCGCCGACGCGGGCCTTGTCACGCTCGATACTAACCAGAAGGCTTCTCTCAACCG TGCCCGCTCGACCCGCCAACGCCACTTCTTCACAACCCCGCCATCCCACGACACAAATAACGCAAACGACACGCTCATCCAGTCCGTTATCGCCTGGAGCTTTTACCCCAAGCTCCTGACCCGCGAGGGCAAAGGGTGGCGGAATATCGCCAACAACCAGTCCGTCACTTTGCACCCAACGTCCGTGAACAGAGTCCCTTCAGCTTCGTCGGAGAGGTCGCCAGGGCAAAGTCAGTACCTAAGCTACTACCATATAATGCAGGGGCGGAACAGGAAATACAATGCATTTGAGACGAGCGCGGTTGAGGATTGGGCTGTTGCGGTGCTCTGTGGAGAGGGCGATTTCAAG